A window from Enterocloster bolteae encodes these proteins:
- a CDS encoding ECF transporter S component, with amino-acid sequence MNTLSKTRDLVLAAVIAAIIVIMAFVPFLGYIPLGFMNATTVHIPVIIGAIILGPKYGAFLGLTFGLTSLWKNTFMPNPTSFVFSPFVTMGQFHGNLGSLVICLVPRILIGVVAYYVYRLFMRTLKNRRNKQGTALFAAGVAGSLTNTLLVMNLIYFLFGDQYASAASWTAKWVYGVILGIIGMQGVPEALVAGIIVTAVAGILLKLTPDIRG; translated from the coding sequence ATGAATACTTTATCCAAAACCCGTGACCTGGTATTGGCAGCAGTCATTGCAGCCATTATCGTAATCATGGCATTTGTGCCATTCTTAGGGTATATTCCGCTTGGATTCATGAATGCGACCACCGTTCATATCCCTGTGATTATCGGAGCCATTATTCTGGGACCGAAATACGGGGCATTCCTGGGGTTGACATTCGGTCTGACCAGTTTGTGGAAGAACACCTTCATGCCAAATCCCACGTCCTTTGTGTTTTCACCCTTTGTTACCATGGGACAGTTTCACGGAAATCTGGGAAGCCTGGTTATCTGCCTGGTTCCAAGAATACTGATTGGGGTTGTGGCCTATTATGTATACCGTCTGTTTATGAGAACGCTTAAGAACAGGAGGAATAAGCAGGGGACCGCATTGTTTGCGGCAGGCGTGGCCGGATCCCTGACCAACACCCTTCTGGTTATGAACCTGATTTATTTTTTGTTTGGGGATCAGTATGCGTCCGCTGCCAGCTGGACAGCCAAATGGGTATATGGAGTAATATTGGGAATTATCGGTATGCAGGGAGTGCCGGAAGCCCTGGTGGCCGGAATTATTGTGACGGCTGTAGCCGGAATCCTGCTGAAGCTGACACCTGACATCAGAGGATAG